CGCTCGGCGATGAGCGTGCAGTCCAGCCTGGTCATGCACCCGATCCATGCCTATGGCAGCGAGGCGCAGCGCCAGAAGTACCTGCCGAAGCTGGCGACCGGCGAATGGGTCGGCTGTTTCGGCCTGACCGAGCCGGACCACGGCTCCGATCCCGGCAGCATGAAGACCCGCGCCAAGAAGGTCGATGGCGGTTATGTCATCTCGGGCGCGAAGATGTGGATCACCAATTCCCCGATCGCCGACGTCTTCGTCGTCTGGGGCAAGACCGAGGATGGCGTGATCCGCGGCTTCATCCTGGAAAAGGGCATGAAGGGCCTGTCCGCGCCGAAGATCGAGGGCAAGTTCAGCCTGCGAGCCTCCATCACCGGCGAGATCGTGATGGACGAGGTGTTCGTGCCGGAAGAGAATTTGCTGCCGAATGTCGAGGGGCTGAAGGGCCCGTTCGGCTGCCTGAACAAGGCGCGCTACGGCATTGCCTGGGGCGCGCTGGGCGCCGCCGAGTTCTGCTGGCACGCCGCCCGCCAGTACACGCTGGACCGCAAGCAGTTCGGCCGGCCGCTGGCCGCCAACCAGCTGGTCCAGAAGAAGCTGGCCGACATGCAGACCGAGATCACGCTGGGCCTGCATTCCTGCCTGCGCCTGGGCCGACTGATGGATGAGGGCCGCGCCGCGCCGGAGATGATCTCGCTGCTGAAGCGCAACAATTGCGGCAAATCGCTGGACATCGCCCGCGTCGCCCGCGACATGCATGGCGGCAATGGCGTTTCCGACGAATATCACGTCATCCGCCATGTGATGAACCTGGAGGCGGTGAACACCTACGAAGGCACCCATGACGTGCATGCGCTGATCCTGGGCCGCGCCCAGACCGGCCTGCAGGCCTTCATGTAAGCCTTCCGGCATAGCTAGTGGAAAGGGCGGCCTTGTGGGGCCGCCCTTTTTATTTCGCCGGCTTGGGCAGCGGCAGCGGAGGCAGGCCCAGCGCGGCGCGGCAGGCCGCCTGAACCGCGAGCGCCTCGTCCCTGCTCACAGGCTCACCGTTGAAGCGCATGGCGCCATCACGATCCACCTCCAGCGTGCCGATGCGCGCCTCAGGCTTGAACAGCCTGGAATCGGACGGCAGGCCATAGCGCTTCTGCAGCTCGACCGTTATGTCGATGGCAATGGTATCGGGAATCCGGATGGCGCTGCCGCCGGACAGGTCCGCCGGGGCCACCTTCCGGCCATAGGCATCGACGCCAGGCTGATAGGCCACGCCTGCATCCGGCCGGTGCTGGACAGCGCCGGAGCAGACGTCTCCCTGAACCATGATCTCCGTCGCCATGGCCGGACCGGCCGCAAGCATCAGCCCGATGGCAGCGCCGGAAGTGAGGAGATTTGAAAGGGCAAACCGCATGGACGAAATTCCACTGTCTGGCATTTGCATCTAACATGCAGAAAGTTGATGACTCAGTGAAATCTATTTTGTAGCCTGAGCGGCACAAAAAAAGACCGCGCCGCTGTTAAGCGGCACGGCCCAAGTTTAGGGAGGAATCGCCACCAGGCGTCGGTCGAGAGGCCATAACAGCCTCAAACGACCTGAGAAAAAATATGAATTGTGCATTGCACTATGGCAAGAGCAAACCCGCTCTTGCCATTATTTTTTGCCTATTTTGCTGGCAGTTTTGGCATTTGCGAAGATTATCACCGCCATTTGCCTAAATAATACGCATTCGATAATGCGACTCTATCGCGACTGACGCCTCCAGGGCGGATTTGCCGCCAGGATCAGCGCCTGAATCGGGCAGTCGTCCCGGTGCGCGCCGGGCAGATAGCCGGTGCTCATCAGGAACTCGCCGACAATCTCACCGCCGGTGAAGCGGAAGGTCTTCTTGAACAGCTTCACCCAGCCTGCCTTGTCGAGCGGGTGGTGTGTATCGAGCCAGCCGCCGAACGAGCCATGGCTATCCTGCATGCCGCAGATAATGCCGGCATTGTGGATGATGGCATCGATCTTCAGCCGGTTACGGATGATGCCGGCATCGGCCAGAAGGCGCGCCCGCTCAGCCTCGCCATAGCGGGTAACGACCGCCGGATCGAAGCCCTCGAAGGCAGCGAACAGGGCCGGCCGCTTCTTCAGCGTGATTTCCCAGGACAATCCTGCCTGCATGATCTCCAGCGCCAGCCGCTCGAACAGCACCTTGTCGTCACTGACAGGGAAACCGTATTCCGTATCGTGATAGCTGGCATGGACCGGGTGCCCCGGCGCGCTGTCGCAATAGCCTGACATCGGCCTTAAGCCCCTATTGCCGGAAGGAATAGAAGTCGGACGATACGATCCAGTAGACCACGGCCCAGATTACCGCGGCGATGACGCTGGTGATCAGCGCCTTGCGCACCAGCATCGGCTTCACCGGTGCGCTGGCGGCATGCCCCGTCTCCGGCTTGTCCGGCGTCTTCACGCCGACCGGCAGCATCATGAAGAAGACGATCCACCAGGCGATGACGTAAACGACGATTCCCGATGTCCAGTACATTCCCGTTTCCTCAAGCCTGCTCGATTTCGACCAGCGTGCCGTGCATATCCTTCGGATGCAGGAACAGCACCGGCTTGCCATGGGCGCCGATCCTGGGCTCGCCATCGCCCAGAACCCTCAGCCCCGCTTCCGCCAGGCGGTCCCGCGCGGCGTAGATATCCGCGACCTCATAACACAGATGATGCATGCCGCCCGACGGATGCCGCTCCAGGAAGGTGCGGATCGGGGAGCCCTCCCCCAGCGGATGCAGCAGCTCGATCTTGGTGTTCGGCAGCGTGACGAACACCGTGGTCACACCATGTTCCGGCATATCGAGAGGCTCGGAAACCTCGGCCCCAAGGATGCCGCGATAGCTCTCCGCCGCCGCCGCCAGATCGGGCACGACAATGGCGACATGGTTCAGCCGGCCGATCATGCGTTGCTTCCGTCTTGTCTCATGATCCGATGATAGGTCCGCTAGTTCAGCCTGACCACATGCACATCGGTCACCGGCTTGCGCCCCAGCTCCTCGTTCAGCGCCCGGCGCACCGCGATCCGCACCGCCTCGGCCACCGACGCATCGTCGCGCCGCGCGCCCGACTGCATCGCCTCGACCGTATCGGCCGCCAGATCCAGGATATCGTCGCAGGCCGGATCATCGACCTCCAGTACGCCATGGAAGCTGCCGACAGGGTCGCTGCGCAGCCGCCCTGCCTTGTCCAGCACCAGCGTCAGCGTTACGGCACCGCTGTGCATCAGCCGGTGGCGGTCACGCAGTACCGGATCGCCCAGCCGCACCAGCCGCTTGCCGTCCAGCGCAAGGCGGCCGTTATAGACCTCGTCCACCCGCTCCGCCGGCCCCGGATAGAGCCGGATGACATCGCCATTGGCGACGACCAGCGCTTCCGGCACCTGGCAGTCGCGCGCCAGCCTTGCATGCTCGATCAGATGGCGGCTCTCGCCATGCACCGGAATGGCGATCTGCGGGCGCACATGCTGATACATGCGCACCAGCTCGCCGCGCGCCGGATGGCCAGAGACGTGGATATCGTCATTCTTCGCCGTCACCACCTCGATGCCGCGGCGGATCAGCGCGTTCTGCACCCGGGCGATGGATTTCTCGTTCCCCGGAATCACCCGCGAGGAGAAGATCACCGTATCCCCGCCTTCCAGCGTGATGTGCGGGTGGCTGTCGCCGACGATGCGGGACAGCGCGGCACGCGGTTCGCCTTGGCTGCCGGTGCAGATCAGCAGCACCTTGTCGCGCGGCAGGAAGCCCGCATCGTGCTCGCTCAGGAACTCGATGCCCTTCAGATAGCCATTCTCCTTCGCCGCCGAATTCATGCGCCACAGGGAGCGCCCGATCAGCGCCGGATGACGGCCATTTGCCTCGGCCACCTTCGCCATGGTTTCCAGCCGCGCCACGTTGGAGGCGAAGCAGGCAACCGCCACGCGGTTCTTGAAGCGGCCCACCATCTCGATCAGGTTCCGGCGCACATCGGCCTCTGATCCCGCCTCGCCTTCCCGGAAGACGTTGGTGGAATCGCCGATCATCGCCAGCACCCCCTCTTCGCCCAGGTCGCGCAGGCGCGCCTCGTCGGAGGTCGGGCCGACCAGCGGGTCGGGGTCGAATTTCCAGTCGCCGGTATGTACCACCGGCCCGGCCTCGCCGGCGCGGATCACCAGCGCGTTCGGCTCCGGGATCGAATGGGTCAGGGTGATCAGTTCGATCTCGAACGGCCCCACCTCGAAAGTGCCGGAAAGCGGAACCACAGTGACCGGCACCTGCTTGCCGAAGTCGGTATCCTCCAGCTTACGGCGCAGCACGGAGGCGGTGAAGGGCGTGGCGTAGATCGGGCAGCGCAGACGCTTCCAGAGATAGGGCACCGCGCCCAGATGATCCTCATGCGCGTGGGTCAGGATCAGGCCGCACAGCTCGTCCACATGCTCGACGATGAAAGTCGGGTCCGGCGTGATGACCTCGATCCCCGGCATCGAATCGTCGCCGAAGGTCACGCCGCAATCGACCATCAGCCACTGACCCTTGTGGCGGTAGAGGTTGAGGTTCATGCCGATCTCGCCGGCGCCGCCAAGCGGCAGGAAGTACAGCCCCTCGTCGTCTGGATCGAGATAATCGGTGACGACACCATTACGGGCCGCACTCTTCAGGGCCGCGCCATTGACCGGCGCGGCGGCGTTCTTCTTCTGTTTTTTCGTCATGCCTGTCTGTTCAAGCGGTTCACGATGACCATGCCCTTCATCGTCAGGTCCTGGTCGAGAATGTCGAAGATGCCGGTCGCATCGGCGAAGACCGGTACCAGCCCGCCGGTCGCGATAACCTTCATGGGCTGGCCGAATTCGTCACGGATACGCGCCACAAGCCCCTCGATCAGCGAGATGTAGCCCCAGAAGATGCCGGACTCGAAACAGCCAACCGTGGTCGAGCCAATCACCTTCTCCGGCCGGCGCACCGCAACGCGCGGCAACAGGGCTGCTGCCATGCGCAACGCCTCGATCGAAAGGTTGATGCCCGGCGCGATGACCCCGCCGCAATAATTGCCGTCGGCATCGACCACGTCGAAGGTCGTGGCGGTGCCGAAATCGACAACAATGGCGGGACCACCGTAGAAATGGTGCGCCGCGACCGTATTGACCAGACGGTCGGCGCCAACTTCTTCCGGCCGGTCCACCTTGGCGACCGTGCCCTTCTTCACCGAGGCGTCGCCATAGACCAGCGCATCGCGCCCGAAATAGGCGCGGCAAAGCTGCCGAAGGTTATAAAGCGTGTCCGGTACGACAGAGGCGATGAGGCATTCCGTCACATCGGCGGGCGTCTTGCCTTTCAGCGCCATCAGCTGGATCAGCCAGATCGCATATTCGTCCGCCGTGCGCTTGGCATCGGTGCCGATGCGCCAGGAGCCGATCTCCCGGTCATCGTCATACAGCGCGAACTTCACATTGGTGTTGTTGGAGTTAATGGCCAGCAGCATGTCCGATCCCCCTCCTACCGCGCCAGGAAGACGTCGCCGGCGGTGATCCGGCGCCGCCCGTCCGGCTGTTGCAGCAGCAACGCCCCGTCCCCGTCGAGATCGGCAAACACGCCCTCAAGCGTGCTGTCCGGCAGCCGCACCTGGATCGGCGCGCCAAGGCCGATGGCATCGCGCAGCCATGCCTCCCGGATCGCCGGGAAGCCCTGTGTCCGCCACTGGCTGTCCCAATGGCCGAGCGCCTGCAACAGGGTGTCACGGGCCGCCAGAACGCCGGGGTCCGCTCCCTGGGCGGCGAGGCTGGTTGCCGGGCGCTCCGAGTCCGTCGGGTAATGCGCGAGATTGATGCCCATGCCGAGGATCACATATTCGACATCGCCGCCGCTGACCGGGCCTGTTTCCAGCAGGATGCCGGAAATCTTCAGCCCGTCCACCAGCACATCGTTCGGCCATTTCACCGCCACCGGCACGCTGTCGGGCAGGAACCGGCGCACCAGATCGCGCACTGCCAGCGCGGCGATGAAGGAAAGCTGGGCCGCCTGCCCCGCCGGGCAGGAAGGCCGCAGGATCGCGGAGAGATAGAGATTGCCCGGCGGCGATGCCCAGGCACGACCGCGGCGCCCCCTGCCCCCCAGCTGCTCCTCGGCGGTTACCGCCGTACGGTCAGCCGCCCCCTGCCGGGCAAGAGCATGCGCCTCGTCATTCGTGCTGCCGACGCTGCCGAGGGCGACGACCTCGAAGCGCGGACCAGCCTCGATCATCCCGGGAAGAGCGCCGCCGCCGCCTGTGCGGCCCCGTTCAGGATCGGCGCCGGCCACAGGAAAAACAGCAGGGTGAACAGGCCGCTGACTGCGATCACCGTACCGAGTTCACGGCGGACCGGGCTGTCCAGCTCCTCAACCGGCTCGTCGAAATACATCACCTTCACGATGCGCAGATAGTAGAAGGCGCCAACGACGCTGCTGACCACGCCGATGACGGCGAGGATATAAAGGCCGGCCTCGATGGCGGCCAGGAACACGTACAGCTTGCCGAAGAAGCCGGCCAGCGGCGGAATGCCCGCCATGGAGAACATGAAGATGGTCAGCGCCACCGCCATCATCGGATGGGTGCGGGACAGGCCCGCCAGGTCGGAGATGTTCTCGACCAGCCGGCCCTGCTGGCGCATGCACAGGATGACGGCGAAGGTGCCGACATTCATCACCAGATAGATCGCCATGTAGATCAGCACGCCGCGCACGCCGACCTCGCTGCCGGCAGCCAGGCCAACCAGCGCATAGCCCATATGGCCGATGGAGCTGTAGGCCATCAGGCGCTTGATGTTGGTCTGCATGATGGCGGCCAGCGCGCCCAACACCATGGAGCCGATGGAGATCAGCACGATGATCTGCTGCCACTGGCTGGCGATCTCGCCGAACGGCTCCACCATCACCCGGCAGAACAGCGCGATAGCGGCGAATTTCGGCGCCGAGGCGAACAGCGCGGTCACCGGGGTCGGTGCGCCCTCATAGACGTCCGGCGTCCACATGTGGAACGGCACAGCGGAGACTTTGAAGGCAAGGCCAGCCGACAGGAACACGATGCCGACGATCAGGCCAACCGACGGCTCGCCGCCCAGCGCCTGCGCCAGAACCGCGAAATCGGTGCTGCCGGTGAAGCCATAGATCATCGAGCTGCCATAGAGCAGCATGCCCGAGGACAATGCCCCCAGGACGAAATATTTCAGGCCCGCCTCGGTGGAGCGCAGCGAATCGCGCCGGAAGGCCGCCGCGATGTAGAGCGACAGGCTCTGCAGTTCGAGGCCGACATAGAGCGACATCAGATTGTTCGCCGACACCATCATCATCATGCCGACCGTGGCGAACAGGATCACCACCGGATATTCGAAGCGCGCCGCGTTCTCGCGCTCCAGATAATCCATCGACAGGATAACCGCGACCGCCGAGCCCAGCAGGATGAACAGCTTGGCGAACAGCGCGAAGGAATCGGCGACGAACATCCCCTCGAAGGCGATGACCTTCCCGCCCCAGCCGGCGAAGATGTAGAGCAGCACCGCCGTGACGGCGAAGCTGGCCACGGTCAGCCAGGACAGGCTGCGCAGCGACCGGTTGCCCTGGAACACGCCCAGCAGCAGCAGCGCCATGCCGGCGCAGGCCAGGAAGATTTCCGGGATTGCCGGTCCGAGCACGAGGCTTCCGAGCACAAGGGTTGTGTCTTGCATGTCCGTTTGCCCCGTCCCTTACCGTACCGCCACGGAGGTCGCCTGGCCGGCAGCCAGCGCCGTCTCGTAATTCTGGATCAGATTCTCGACCGACACCGCCATGACGTCCAGGAAGGTCGAGGGGTAGATGCCCATCCACAGCACCAGCACGATCAGCGGCGCGAACATCGCCTTCTCGCGCCAGTTCAGGTCCAGCATCGCCTTCACATCGTCCTTGTCCAACACGCCGAACACGACCCGCCGGTAGAGGTAGAGCATGTAGGCCGCGCCCAGCACCACGCCGGTGGCCGCCAGGAAGGCGATCCAGCTGTTGGTCATGAAGGCGCCGGTCAGCACCAGGAACTCGCCGACGAAGCCGCTGGTGCCCGGCAGGCCGACCGAAGCCAGCATGAACACCATGAACACCAGCGCATAGCGCGGCATGTTGTGGACGAGGCCGCCATAGCGCGCGATCTCGCGGGTGTGCAGCCGGTCATAGACCACGCCGACGCACAGGAACAGCGCGCCAGAGACGATGCCATGGCTCAGCATCTGGAAGATCGCGCCCTGCAGCCCCTGCATGGTGGCGGTGAAGATGCCGATGGTCACGAAGCCCATATGGGCGACCGACGAATAGGCGATCAGCTTCTTCATATCCTCCTGCGCCAGCGCCACCAGCGAGGTGTAGATCACCGCGACGATGGACAGCGCGAACACCAGCGGCGCGAAGAACTCGCTGGCTTCCGGCATCATCGGAAGGCTGAAGCGGATGAAGCCGTAACCGCCCATCTTCAGCAGCACGCCGGCCAGGATCACGGAGCCCGCGGTCGGCGCCTCGACATGGGCGTCCGGCAGCCAGGTGTGCACCGGCCACATCGGCACCTTCACCGCAAAGGAGGCGAAGAAGGCCAGCCACAGCCAGTGCTGCATGCCCGCCGGGAAGCCGTGCGCCATCAGCGTCGGGATGTCGGTCGTGCCGGCATCGAAATACATCGCCAGGATGGCCAGCAGCATCAGCACGGAGCCGAGCAGTGTGTAGAGGAAGAACTTGAAGGCGGCATAGACGCGGCGCGCCCCACCCCACACCCCGATGATGATGAACATCGGGATCAGCACTGCCTCGAAGAAGATGTAGAACAGTACCAGGTCCAGCGCGCAGAACATGCCGACCATCATCGTCTCCAGGACGAGGAAGGCGATCATGTACTCCTTCACGCGGGTCTTCACCGAATCCCAGCTCGCCAGCACACAGATCGGCGTCAGCAGCGTGGACAGCAGCACGAAGAACATCGAGATGCCATCGACGCCCATATGGTAGCCGATGCCGAATTCCGGCATCCAGGCGACCTTCTCGACCAGCTGGAAATCGGCGGTGGAGCTGTCGAACTCCGCCCAGATCATCAGCGACAGGGCAAAGGTGATGAGCGAGGTCCACAGTGCCATGTTGCGGGCATTGCGGGCCACCACCTCGGCCTCGCCGCGGGTCGCCAGGATGAACAGCGCGCCCACCAGCGGCAGGAAGGTGACGAGCGAGAGCAAGGGCCAGCTACTGGTCATGGGTCAGGCCATCCGAGAGAACACGTACCAGGTCACCAGCACCACCACGCCGATCAGCATGGCGAATGCATAATGATAGAGATATCCCGACTGCAGCAGCGCCGTGCGCTGGGCCAGCAGGCGCGTGGTCAGCGCCACGCCGTCCGGGCCGAAACCGTCGATGATCCTGCCGTCGCCCTGCTTCCACAGCACGCGGCCGATCCAGCGCACCGGGCGCACGAACAGGAAGTCGTACAGCTCGTCGATGTACCATTTGTTCAGCAGGAACAGGTACAGCGGCCGCCACTGGTTGGCGATGGCTTCCGCCGTGCCCGGACGCAGCATATAGACGTAATAGGCGCCGCCGATGCCAACCACGCCGGCCAGGATGGGCAGCAGCTTCACCCACAGCGGCACATGGTGCGCGGCCTCGATCACATCGCGGCCTTCCATCACGAAGATGGACGCGCCCCAGAACGCCTCGCGGCCATCGCCGACGAAGGATTCGTAGCCGACGAAGCCGGCGAAGATGGCGCCGATGGCCAGCACGATCAGCGGGATCGTCATCACCTTCGGCGATTCGTGCACATGCTCCATCGTGTGATGGTCGGCGCGCGGCTTGCCGTGGAAGGTCAGCAGCAGCAGGCGCCAGGAATAGAACGCGGTCAGCACGGCCGCCGCAATGCCCAGCCAGAAGGCGAAATGCCCGATGGGCGTGCCCGCCGCAAAAGCCGATTCTAGGATCATGTCCTTGGAATAGAAGCCGGCGAAGAAGGGCACGCCGGCCAGCGCCAGCGAGCCGATCCACATCAGCCCGTAGGTCAGCGGGATCAGCTTCCAGATGCCGCCCATCTTGCGCATGTCCTGCTCGTTCGACATCGCATGGATGACCGAGCCGGCGCCAAGGAACAGCAGCGCCTTGAAGAAGGCGTGCGTCATCAGGTGGAAGATCGCCGCCGAATAGGCCGACACGCCGATGGCGAAGAACATGTAGCCGAGCTGCGAACAGGTCGAATAGGCGATGACCCGCTTGATGTCGGTCTGCGTCAGGCCGACGGTCGCGGCAAAGATCGCCGTGATCGCGCCGAGGAAGGTCACCACCTCCAGCGCCATCGGGGCGTATTCGAACATCGGCGACAGGCGCGACACCATGAACACGCCGGCGGTCACCATCGTCGCGGCATGGATCAGCGCGGAGACCGGCGTCGGGCCTTCCATCGCGTCCGGCAGCCAGGTGTGCAGGATGAACTGCGCCGACTTGCCCATCGCGCCGACGAACAGCAGCAGGCAGACCGTGGTCAGCGCATCAAGCTGCATGCCCAGGAAGTCGATCTTCTGACCGACGGCGCCGGGGGCGGCCTGGAACAGCTCGTCGAACACCACCGTGTCGAACAGCAGGAAGCAGCCGAAGATGCCCAGCATGAAGCCGAAATCGCCAACGCGGTTCACCAGGAACGCCTTGATCGAGGCGTCGTTGGCGGAATCCTTGTGGTACCAGAAGCCGATAAGCAGGTAGGAGGCAAGGCCCACGCCTTCCCAGCCGAAGAACATCTGCACCAGATTGTCGGCCGTCACCAGCATCAGCATGAAGAAGGTGAACAGCGACAGATAGGCCATGAAGCGCGGGATCGAATGATCATGCGACATGTAGCCGATGGAATAGACATGCACCATCGACGACACCACGGTGACGACGATCAGCATGACCGCGGTCAGCGTATCGACGCGCAGCGCCCAGCTGACGTCCATCGCGCCGGACTGGAACCAGGTGAACAGCTCCACCGTCCGGGCATTGCCGCCCAGTGCCACGTCGATGAACACGACGATGGACAGCGCCATCGACACCAGCATCAGCGCGCAGGTGACGAGCTGCGCCGCGCGGTCGCCGATGATACGGCCGAAGAAGCCCGCGATGATGGCGCCCAGGAGGGGCAGGAAGACGATTGCGGCAAACATCCCGGATCAGCCCTTCATCATGTTGACGTCTTCGACTTCGATCGAGCCGCGGTTGCGGAAGAACACGACCAGGATGGCAAGGCCGATGGCCGCCTCCGCCGCCGCGACCGTCAGCACCAGCATGGCGAAGATCTGGCCGACCAGATCACCCATGAAGCTGGAGAAGGCGACCAGGTTGATGTTCACCGCCAGCAGCATCAGTTCGATCGACATCAGGATGATGATGACGTTCTTCCGGTTCACGAAGATGCCGAAGATACCCAGCGTGAACAGGATCGCCGCCAGCGTGAGGTAATGGGACAGTCCGATTTCCATGGCGCTTACACTCCCCCGCCGGTCGGCACCTTCACGGTCGCCACCACATCCTCGGGGCGGCGCGCGTTCTGCTCGGCGATGGACTGTTTGCGCACGCCCTCGCGCTGGCGCATCGTCAGCACGATGGCGCCGATCATCGCGATCAGCAGCACCAGACCCGATGCCTGGAACAGATAGACATATTTCGTATACATGACCTGGCCGATGGCCTCGGTGTTGCTCACCTCGGTCATGGCCGGCGTCGGCAGCGCCGACAGCTGCGTCATCTCCGGCGCCATGATCCAGGTTCCGAAGATCAGCCCCAGCTCGACCAGCAGGATCACGCCGATCAGCCCGCCGATTGGCAGGTACTGCAGGAAGCCTTCGCGCATCCGCACGAAGTTGATGTCCAGCATCATGACCACGAACAGGAACAGCACCGCGACCGCGCCGACATAGACGACGACCAGGATCATCGCCAGGAATTCCGCCCCGATCAGCACGAACAGCCCGGCGGCATTGAAGAAGGCCAGGATGAGATAGAGCACGGAGTGCACGGGATTGCGCGAGGCGATGACCATGACGGCCGACGCCACGGTAATCCCCGCAAACAGATAGAAGACTAGCGCCTGGATAATCATCAAGCCCTCGATTGGTGCCCCCGGATGCGGCCGAACATGGCCGCCCCTCCCTCAGTCAAAACCCCATGCCGTCCCGACGGCCGCGCCCTCAGCGGTAAGGCGCGTCCACGGTCAGGTTCGCCGCGATCTCGGCTTCCCAGCGGTCGCCGTTCGCAAGCAGCTTGTCCTTGTTGTAGAACAGCTCCTCGCGGGTTTCGGTCGCGAACTCGAAATTCGGTCCCTCGACG
This sequence is a window from Oceanibaculum indicum P24. Protein-coding genes within it:
- a CDS encoding acyl-CoA dehydrogenase, producing MTAQAATAMKPAAGKAHRPSFSWEDPLLLDDALTEDERMVQDAARAFCEEKLMTRVQEAFRHEVFHREIMNELGEQGFLGSTIDGYGCAGVNYVCYGLVAREVERVDSGYRSAMSVQSSLVMHPIHAYGSEAQRQKYLPKLATGEWVGCFGLTEPDHGSDPGSMKTRAKKVDGGYVISGAKMWITNSPIADVFVVWGKTEDGVIRGFILEKGMKGLSAPKIEGKFSLRASITGEIVMDEVFVPEENLLPNVEGLKGPFGCLNKARYGIAWGALGAAEFCWHAARQYTLDRKQFGRPLAANQLVQKKLADMQTEITLGLHSCLRLGRLMDEGRAAPEMISLLKRNNCGKSLDIARVARDMHGGNGVSDEYHVIRHVMNLEAVNTYEGTHDVHALILGRAQTGLQAFM
- a CDS encoding DNA-3-methyladenine glycosylase I; protein product: MSGYCDSAPGHPVHASYHDTEYGFPVSDDKVLFERLALEIMQAGLSWEITLKKRPALFAAFEGFDPAVVTRYGEAERARLLADAGIIRNRLKIDAIIHNAGIICGMQDSHGSFGGWLDTHHPLDKAGWVKLFKKTFRFTGGEIVGEFLMSTGYLPGAHRDDCPIQALILAANPPWRRQSR
- the nuoN gene encoding NADH-quinone oxidoreductase subunit NuoN; this translates as MQDTTLVLGSLVLGPAIPEIFLACAGMALLLLGVFQGNRSLRSLSWLTVASFAVTAVLLYIFAGWGGKVIAFEGMFVADSFALFAKLFILLGSAVAVILSMDYLERENAARFEYPVVILFATVGMMMMVSANNLMSLYVGLELQSLSLYIAAAFRRDSLRSTEAGLKYFVLGALSSGMLLYGSSMIYGFTGSTDFAVLAQALGGEPSVGLIVGIVFLSAGLAFKVSAVPFHMWTPDVYEGAPTPVTALFASAPKFAAIALFCRVMVEPFGEIASQWQQIIVLISIGSMVLGALAAIMQTNIKRLMAYSSIGHMGYALVGLAAGSEVGVRGVLIYMAIYLVMNVGTFAVILCMRQQGRLVENISDLAGLSRTHPMMAVALTIFMFSMAGIPPLAGFFGKLYVFLAAIEAGLYILAVIGVVSSVVGAFYYLRIVKVMYFDEPVEELDSPVRRELGTVIAVSGLFTLLFFLWPAPILNGAAQAAAALFPG
- a CDS encoding biotin--[acetyl-CoA-carboxylase] ligase, whose translation is MIEAGPRFEVVALGSVGSTNDEAHALARQGAADRTAVTAEEQLGGRGRRGRAWASPPGNLYLSAILRPSCPAGQAAQLSFIAALAVRDLVRRFLPDSVPVAVKWPNDVLVDGLKISGILLETGPVSGGDVEYVILGMGINLAHYPTDSERPATSLAAQGADPGVLAARDTLLQALGHWDSQWRTQGFPAIREAWLRDAIGLGAPIQVRLPDSTLEGVFADLDGDGALLLQQPDGRRRITAGDVFLAR
- a CDS encoding type III pantothenate kinase, coding for MLLAINSNNTNVKFALYDDDREIGSWRIGTDAKRTADEYAIWLIQLMALKGKTPADVTECLIASVVPDTLYNLRQLCRAYFGRDALVYGDASVKKGTVAKVDRPEEVGADRLVNTVAAHHFYGGPAIVVDFGTATTFDVVDADGNYCGGVIAPGINLSIEALRMAAALLPRVAVRRPEKVIGSTTVGCFESGIFWGYISLIEGLVARIRDEFGQPMKVIATGGLVPVFADATGIFDILDQDLTMKGMVIVNRLNRQA
- the mce gene encoding methylmalonyl-CoA epimerase, yielding MIGRLNHVAIVVPDLAAAAESYRGILGAEVSEPLDMPEHGVTTVFVTLPNTKIELLHPLGEGSPIRTFLERHPSGGMHHLCYEVADIYAARDRLAEAGLRVLGDGEPRIGAHGKPVLFLHPKDMHGTLVEIEQA
- a CDS encoding NADH-quinone oxidoreductase subunit M, whose product is MTSSWPLLSLVTFLPLVGALFILATRGEAEVVARNARNMALWTSLITFALSLMIWAEFDSSTADFQLVEKVAWMPEFGIGYHMGVDGISMFFVLLSTLLTPICVLASWDSVKTRVKEYMIAFLVLETMMVGMFCALDLVLFYIFFEAVLIPMFIIIGVWGGARRVYAAFKFFLYTLLGSVLMLLAILAMYFDAGTTDIPTLMAHGFPAGMQHWLWLAFFASFAVKVPMWPVHTWLPDAHVEAPTAGSVILAGVLLKMGGYGFIRFSLPMMPEASEFFAPLVFALSIVAVIYTSLVALAQEDMKKLIAYSSVAHMGFVTIGIFTATMQGLQGAIFQMLSHGIVSGALFLCVGVVYDRLHTREIARYGGLVHNMPRYALVFMVFMLASVGLPGTSGFVGEFLVLTGAFMTNSWIAFLAATGVVLGAAYMLYLYRRVVFGVLDKDDVKAMLDLNWREKAMFAPLIVLVLWMGIYPSTFLDVMAVSVENLIQNYETALAAGQATSVAVR
- a CDS encoding DUF1467 family protein, with the protein product MYWTSGIVVYVIAWWIVFFMMLPVGVKTPDKPETGHAASAPVKPMLVRKALITSVIAAVIWAVVYWIVSSDFYSFRQ
- a CDS encoding ribonuclease J, with the protein product MTKKQKKNAAAPVNGAALKSAARNGVVTDYLDPDDEGLYFLPLGGAGEIGMNLNLYRHKGQWLMVDCGVTFGDDSMPGIEVITPDPTFIVEHVDELCGLILTHAHEDHLGAVPYLWKRLRCPIYATPFTASVLRRKLEDTDFGKQVPVTVVPLSGTFEVGPFEIELITLTHSIPEPNALVIRAGEAGPVVHTGDWKFDPDPLVGPTSDEARLRDLGEEGVLAMIGDSTNVFREGEAGSEADVRRNLIEMVGRFKNRVAVACFASNVARLETMAKVAEANGRHPALIGRSLWRMNSAAKENGYLKGIEFLSEHDAGFLPRDKVLLICTGSQGEPRAALSRIVGDSHPHITLEGGDTVIFSSRVIPGNEKSIARVQNALIRRGIEVVTAKNDDIHVSGHPARGELVRMYQHVRPQIAIPVHGESRHLIEHARLARDCQVPEALVVANGDVIRLYPGPAERVDEVYNGRLALDGKRLVRLGDPVLRDRHRLMHSGAVTLTLVLDKAGRLRSDPVGSFHGVLEVDDPACDDILDLAADTVEAMQSGARRDDASVAEAVRIAVRRALNEELGRKPVTDVHVVRLN